A region from the Oncorhynchus keta strain PuntledgeMale-10-30-2019 chromosome 5, Oket_V2, whole genome shotgun sequence genome encodes:
- the brsk1b gene encoding LOW QUALITY PROTEIN: serine/threonine-protein kinase BRSK2 (The sequence of the model RefSeq protein was modified relative to this genomic sequence to represent the inferred CDS: inserted 1 base in 1 codon), producing the protein MTSKELSVGQSAQYVGPYRLEKTLGKGQTGLVKLGVHCITGQKVAIKIVNREKLSESVLMKVEREIAILKLIEHPHVLKLHDVYENNKYLYLVLEHVSGGELFDYLVKKGRLTPKEARKFFRQIISALDFCHSHSICHRDLKPENLLLDEKNNIRIADFGMASLQVGDSLLETSCGSPHYACPEVIRGEKYDGRRADVWSCGVILFALLVGALPFDHDNLRQLLEKVKSGVFHMPHFIPPDCQALLKGMIQVNPDKRLTLEAIQKHSWYLGGRNEPCPEQPPPRRVCVKRIVSLTELDPDVLDSMHSLGCFRDRGKLTQDLQCEEDNQEKMIYYLLLDRKERYPSCEDEDLPPRNDIDPPRKRVDSPMLTRHGRCRPERKSLEVLSVTEQGSPTPTRRALDTSAHSQRSRSVSGASTGLSSSPLSSPRVTPQGSPLPTPLGTPIHHPQHPPPTPPSSSSSSSSSRAEGGGGGGSLSLTPPSSPGGSXGMAASSSAHWRTRLNSFKNNLLGSPRFHRRKLQVPTPEDMSSLTPESSPELAKKSWFGNFISLEKEEQIFVVIRDKPLSSIKADIVHAFLSIPSLSHSVVSQTSFRAEYKSSGGPSVFQKPVKFQVDIAFSEGERERERERAEREGKRETGIYSVTFTLISGPSRRFKRVVETIQAQLLSTHDQPSVQALADEKNGQLTSRPPGTPTRQNSRRSEGGGDRGEKCERGDAGIGGSGSVLQRKGSGKDKTRLLSSNGTQSQP; encoded by the exons ATGACAAGCAAGGAGCTGTCCGTAGGCCAGTCGGCCCAATACGTCGGGCCTTACCGGTTGGAGAAAACCCTTGGGAAGGGGCAGACGG gtttggTGAAGCTGGGAGTCCACTGTATCACGGGACAGAAGGTGGCCATAAAGATTGTGAACCGAGAGAAGCTGTCCGAGTCTGTCCTCATGAAG gtgGAGAGGGAGATAGCTATACTAAAACTAATAGAGCACCCTCATGTGCTGAAGCTGCATGACGTTTATGAGAATAACAAATACCT gtaTCTGGTGTTGGAGCATGTCTCAGGAGGAGAGTTATTTGACTACCTGGTGAAGAAGGGCAGACTGACGCCTAAAGAGGCCAGGAAGTTCTTCAGACAGATCATCTCAGCGCTGGACTTCTGCCACAGCCACTCTATATG tcatagaGACCTGAAGCCTGAGAACCTGCTCCTGGATGAGAAGAACAACATCCGCATCGCTGACTTCGGCATGGCTTCCCTACAGGTGGGAGACAGCCTGCTAGAGACCAGCTGTGG ATCTCCTCACTACGCGTGTCCAGAAGTTATCAGA GGGGAGAAGTATGACGGTCGCAGGGCAGATGTGTGGAGCTGCGGAGTCATCCTCTTTGCACTGCTGGTG ggagctCTACCCTTTGACCATGACAACCTGCGCCAGCTCCTTGAGAAGGTGAAGAGTGGGGTGTTCCACATGCCCCACTTCATCCCCCCAGACTGCCAGGCCCTGCTCAAAGGAATGATCCAGGTCAACCCTGACAAGAGACTCACG CTAGAAGCCATACAAAAACACTCCTGGTATCT TGGTGGTCGTAACGAGCCGTGCCCGGAGCAGCCACCTcccaggcgtgtgtgtgtgaagaggaTCGTGTCTCTGACCGAGCTGGACCCCGATGTGCTGGACAGCATGCACTCGCTGGGCTGCTTCAGAGACCGGGGGAAACTGACCCAGGACCTGCAGTGTGAGGA AGACAACCAGGAGAAGATGATCTACTACCTCCTCTTGGACAGGAAAGAGCGTTACCCCAGCTGTGAGGATGAAGACCTGCCGCCCAGGAACGATATAG ATCCCCCGAGGAAGCGGGTGGACTCTCCCATGCTGACCCGTCATGGCCGGTGCCGGCCGGAGAGGAAGAGCCTGGAGGTGCTGAGTGTGACGGAGCAGGGCTCCCCAACACCCACGCGCAGGGCGCTGGACACCTCCGCACACAGCCAGAG GTCTCGTTCAGTCAGTGGCGCTTCAACAGGGCTCTCGTCAAGTCCTCTCAGCAGTCCCAGG GTCACCCCTCAGGGGTCTCCACTCCCCACCCCCCTGGGCACCCCCATCCACCACCCCCAGCACCCCCcgcccacccctccctcctcctcctcttcctcctcctcctcgcggGCAGAGGGAGGCGGCGGGGGCGGATCCCTCTCCCTAACCCCGCCCTCCAGCCCCGGAGGCA GGGGGATGGCCGCCAGTAGCTCCGCCCACTGGAGGACACGCCTCAACTCCTTCAAGAACAACCTGCTGGGTTCGCCACGCTTCCACCGACGCAaactgcagg TTCCAACACCGGAGGACATGTCCAGTCTAACTCCAGAATCAAGCCCAGA GCTGGCCAAGAAGTCGTGGTTTGGGAACTTCATCAGCCTGGAAAAGGAGGAACAGATATTTGTTGTCATTAGAGACAAACCGCTTAGTTCCATCAAAGCTGATATAGTCCACGCCTTCTTGTCT ATCCCGTCTCTGAGTCACAGCGTTGTCTCCCAGACCAGCTTCAGAGCCGAGTATAAGTCCTCCGGTGGCCCCTCCGTCTTCCAGAAGCCTGTTAAGTTCCAGGTGGACATCGCCTTctctgaaggagagagggagagagagagggagcgtgccgagagggaaggaaagagggaaacTGGCATCTACAGCGTGACGTTCACTCTCATATCAG GTCCAAGTCGCAGGTTCAAGAGAGTGGTGGAAACGATTCAAGCCCAGCTACTTAGTACTCATGATCAGCCATCTGTGCAGGCACTGGCTG ATGAGAAGAATGGGCAGCTGACCTCGCGTCCGCCCGGCACCCCGACCCGGCAAAACTCCCGACGTTCGGAAGGAGGCGGGGACCGGGGCGAGAAGTGTGAGCGTGGTGACGCAGGGATAGGGGGCAGCGGGAGCGTGCTTCAGAGGAAGGGCTCGGGCAAAGACAAGACCAGACTCCTTTCCTCCAACGGGACACAGTCTCAGCCCTGA